The following proteins come from a genomic window of Kitasatospora sp. NBC_01246:
- a CDS encoding putative bifunctional diguanylate cyclase/phosphodiesterase yields the protein MRHEQPHQHRHLIFPNLRPAQGTDRAPGAASDDAPDAGSGRRPGTDDAPGAARCPTCSAPLADGTHRPADPADPAPAPPPGSTDRLLAALSASESRFRAAFCDAGIGMALLDPDDRIIEVNPAFATLVGCGVVDLVHTHIHDIIDPEGMPDRLFPELVRGDRERVRVEKQLKHREGRTVWSKVTISLIRDGAGNPQYTLAMVEDITEQRRLGDRLEYQALHDPLTRLPNRTFFFDRLDAACLTAGTTATAPETAETAADRPDGRRVGVCYLDLDGFAAINETLGHHIGDQLLIAVAARLRHGVSDHSSHLVARMGGDEFAVLVADSRGSEQLTELAARLLEALERPFDVAGHRLAVTASVGVVERSVHETTPADLVKDADSTLYWSKADGRARWTLYDPDRGAHQLTRQLLATALRPALERGEFTVEYQPLVGLADGAVHGAEALVRWRHPRYGTLSPDRFIPLAEESGAIVPLGTWVLEESCRQARRWLTEFPDNETFVSVNLAARQIWDSDVVADVARALESSGLPARLLQLEITESALLGPGGRPLQSLQALADMGVRIAIDDFGTGYSNLAYLSRLPVHVLKLDGTFIEGFRDPDPAGRTGLPGAGSRRSDADEQIVGAMVQLAHTLGLTVTAEGIESAAQAERLRLTGCDTAQGWYFAKPGEAEHVAAILRERRPRPATP from the coding sequence GTGCGGCACGAACAACCGCACCAGCACCGCCACCTCATCTTTCCGAACCTCCGCCCGGCCCAGGGCACCGACCGGGCACCCGGTGCCGCGTCGGACGACGCGCCCGACGCGGGATCAGGACGGCGGCCGGGCACCGACGATGCGCCGGGCGCCGCCCGCTGTCCCACCTGCTCGGCCCCGCTCGCCGACGGAACGCACCGGCCCGCCGACCCGGCCGATCCCGCCCCCGCTCCCCCGCCCGGGAGCACCGACCGCCTGCTGGCCGCGCTGAGCGCCAGCGAGTCCCGGTTCCGGGCCGCCTTCTGCGACGCCGGGATCGGCATGGCCCTGCTCGACCCCGACGACCGGATCATCGAGGTCAACCCGGCCTTCGCCACCCTGGTCGGCTGCGGGGTCGTCGACCTGGTCCACACCCACATCCACGACATCATCGACCCGGAGGGCATGCCCGACCGGCTCTTCCCCGAGCTGGTCCGCGGTGACCGCGAACGCGTCCGGGTGGAGAAGCAGCTCAAGCACCGCGAGGGCCGCACGGTGTGGAGCAAGGTGACCATCTCCCTGATCCGGGACGGCGCCGGCAACCCGCAGTACACGCTCGCCATGGTCGAGGACATCACCGAACAGCGCCGGCTCGGCGACCGCCTGGAGTACCAGGCGCTGCACGACCCGCTGACCCGGCTCCCCAACCGGACCTTCTTCTTCGACCGGCTCGACGCGGCCTGCCTCACGGCCGGGACCACCGCGACCGCGCCGGAGACCGCGGAGACGGCGGCGGACCGGCCGGACGGCCGTCGGGTCGGGGTCTGCTACCTGGACCTCGACGGCTTCGCCGCGATCAACGAGACCCTCGGCCACCACATCGGCGACCAGTTGCTGATCGCGGTCGCCGCCCGGCTCCGGCACGGCGTCTCCGACCACAGCTCCCACCTGGTCGCCCGGATGGGCGGTGACGAGTTCGCCGTCCTGGTGGCCGACAGCCGGGGCAGCGAGCAGCTCACCGAACTGGCCGCCCGGCTCCTCGAAGCGCTCGAACGCCCCTTCGACGTGGCCGGGCACCGGCTGGCGGTCACCGCCAGCGTCGGCGTCGTCGAGCGGTCGGTGCACGAGACCACGCCCGCCGACCTGGTCAAGGACGCCGACTCCACGCTGTACTGGTCGAAGGCCGACGGCCGGGCCCGCTGGACCCTCTACGACCCGGACCGGGGTGCCCACCAGCTGACCCGTCAGCTGCTCGCCACCGCGCTCCGTCCGGCCCTGGAGCGCGGCGAGTTCACCGTCGAGTACCAGCCGCTCGTCGGCCTCGCCGACGGCGCCGTGCACGGTGCCGAGGCCCTGGTCCGCTGGCGCCACCCGCGCTACGGGACACTCTCGCCCGACCGCTTCATCCCGCTCGCCGAGGAGTCCGGCGCGATCGTGCCGCTGGGCACCTGGGTGCTGGAGGAGTCCTGCCGCCAAGCCCGGCGCTGGCTCACGGAGTTCCCGGACAACGAGACCTTCGTGAGCGTCAACCTGGCCGCCCGTCAGATCTGGGACTCCGACGTGGTCGCCGACGTGGCCCGGGCCCTGGAGAGCTCCGGCCTGCCGGCCCGGCTCCTGCAACTGGAGATCACCGAGAGCGCGTTGCTCGGCCCCGGCGGGCGGCCGCTGCAGTCCCTGCAGGCCCTCGCCGACATGGGCGTCCGGATCGCCATCGACGACTTCGGCACCGGCTACTCCAACCTCGCCTACCTCTCCCGGCTGCCGGTGCACGTCCTGAAACTGGACGGCACCTTCATCGAGGGCTTCCGCGACCCGGACCCGGCCGGCCGCACCGGCCTCCCCGGGGCCGGCTCGCGCCGGAGCGACGCCGACGAGCAGATCGTCGGCGCCATGGTGCAGTTGGCCCACACGCTCGGGCTGACCGTGACCGCCGAGGGGATCGAGAGCGCGGCGCAGGCCGAACGGCTGCGGCTCACCGGCTGCGACACCGCGCAGGGCTGGTACTTCGCCAAGCCCGGTGAGGCGGAGCACGTCGCCGCGATACTCCGCGAGCGCCGCCCTCGGCCGGCCACGCCGTGA
- a CDS encoding LLM class flavin-dependent oxidoreductase → MTTDDQQERGPGPRSHAAIRGTARGSAPAPLSILDLATVGAGYTPAEALASTTALARSAEEWGYHRFWVAEHHGMPGVASSTPAVLLAHLGAHTTTLRLGSGGVMLPNHAPLGIAEQFGLLEALHPGRIDLGLGRAPGTDPATARALRRGLAEGADDFPQQLSELTHFLDGDFPDGHPYARLAAVPRSAGRPPIWLLGSSGFSAQLAGRLGLPFAFAHHFSSTNTIPALDLYRSSFRPSAVLAEPYALIGVNAVAADDREAARRLARSSALGMLRLRRGNPGPIPTPEEAESYPYSPVEADFVDDWLGNVVLGSPGEVADGLESLRKRTGVDELMVTSHIHGHEARHRSYGLIARAYGLTGEAAAGA, encoded by the coding sequence ATGACCACCGACGACCAGCAGGAGCGCGGGCCCGGACCGCGGAGCCACGCGGCGATCCGGGGCACCGCCCGGGGCTCGGCGCCCGCGCCGCTCTCCATCCTGGACCTGGCCACCGTGGGCGCCGGCTACACCCCGGCCGAGGCGCTGGCCTCGACCACGGCCCTGGCCCGCAGCGCCGAGGAGTGGGGCTACCACCGGTTCTGGGTCGCCGAGCACCACGGCATGCCGGGCGTCGCCAGCTCGACGCCCGCCGTCCTGCTCGCCCACCTCGGGGCCCACACCACGACGCTGCGGCTCGGGTCCGGGGGCGTGATGCTGCCCAACCACGCGCCGCTGGGGATCGCGGAGCAGTTCGGCCTCCTGGAGGCGCTGCACCCCGGCCGGATCGACCTCGGGCTCGGCCGCGCCCCCGGCACCGACCCCGCGACCGCCCGGGCGCTGCGGCGCGGCCTCGCCGAGGGGGCCGACGACTTCCCCCAGCAGCTCTCCGAGCTGACCCACTTCCTGGACGGCGACTTCCCGGACGGCCACCCCTACGCCCGGCTCGCGGCCGTTCCCCGGAGTGCCGGCCGGCCGCCGATCTGGCTGCTCGGCTCCTCCGGCTTCAGCGCCCAGCTGGCCGGCCGGCTCGGTCTGCCGTTCGCCTTCGCCCACCACTTCAGCAGCACCAACACCATCCCGGCCCTCGACCTCTACCGGTCGTCGTTCCGCCCCTCGGCCGTGCTCGCCGAGCCGTACGCGCTGATCGGGGTGAACGCGGTCGCGGCCGACGACCGGGAGGCCGCCCGCAGGCTCGCGCGCTCCTCGGCGCTCGGCATGCTGCGCCTGCGCCGGGGGAACCCGGGCCCGATCCCCACCCCCGAGGAGGCGGAGAGCTACCCGTACAGCCCGGTGGAGGCCGACTTCGTGGACGACTGGCTGGGCAACGTCGTCCTCGGCTCGCCCGGCGAGGTCGCCGACGGGCTGGAGTCGCTGCGCAAGCGGACGGGGGTGGACGAGCTGATGGTCACCTCGCACATCCACGGCCACGAGGCCAGGCACCGCTCGTACGGGCTGATCGCCCGGGCCTACGGGCTCACCGGCGAGGCGGCCGCCGGCGCCTGA
- a CDS encoding DedA family protein produces the protein MDIATVIGSSWICALALCAVLGDAFLPFIPSGTLVILAVLKTAQIDGAPVVLGFGVAIASFLGDLLLLRLARRGAPSLQRRLEHRPQLAASVARVQQALDGRTTGAAAAMVVVARFVPAGRTVLDLAIGHSPAEPYRFLRWSALAALVWAAYIVTLGWLNSHWFDTAWLSLAVSCAAATVISTAIARIVRRNRRLVVT, from the coding sequence TTGGACATCGCGACGGTGATCGGATCCTCATGGATCTGCGCCCTGGCTCTCTGCGCCGTACTCGGCGACGCCTTTCTCCCCTTCATCCCCAGCGGGACGCTGGTCATCCTGGCCGTGCTCAAGACGGCCCAGATAGACGGCGCTCCGGTGGTACTGGGATTCGGGGTGGCGATCGCCTCCTTCCTGGGAGACCTCCTGCTGCTCCGGCTGGCCCGCCGGGGCGCCCCCTCGCTGCAGCGACGGCTCGAACACCGGCCGCAGCTGGCGGCCAGCGTGGCCCGGGTCCAGCAGGCGCTGGACGGGCGCACCACCGGGGCCGCGGCCGCCATGGTGGTGGTCGCGCGGTTCGTGCCGGCCGGCCGGACCGTGCTGGACCTGGCCATCGGGCACTCCCCCGCCGAGCCGTACCGCTTCCTGCGCTGGTCGGCCCTGGCCGCCCTGGTCTGGGCCGCCTACATCGTCACGCTGGGCTGGCTCAACAGCCACTGGTTCGACACCGCCTGGCTGAGCCTCGCGGTCTCCTGCGCCGCCGCGACCGTGATCAGCACCGCGATCGCCCGGATCGTGCGGCGCAACCGCCGGCTCGTCGTCACCTGA